Proteins from a genomic interval of Lelliottia amnigena:
- the levB gene encoding glycosyl Hydrolase family, whose translation MKKITSAVLIALLVLATGNVLASSPLSKETQQNKSITQVDAFFPRVEGSFVGDPMPVYADGLFNIFYLNDVRGGSDLGVHAIHLLSSANLYHYQNQSEVIPYVNDVNDPELLLGTGSIIKVGDTWHAWYTAHNENVFPVESVMHATSKDRVHWVKHPQDTLLPGDNYRGNDFRDPHVVWVEEKKEYWMLITTRSNGRGIIARYSSTDLKNWHDRGVFFDNDTITSNANLECPTLVFFNGRWYLSFSDQWPLRLTQYRVADNPEGPWRKLDNYVVDGSGFYAGKLTIKDDRLFVFGWIPTKAGNSDNASIDWAGNLVGHELAADANGELSSLIPQELQAVIHDNPGPVHTLTPVKTMQTATQFAPLQSALYPPLPSKGELVATVNIPSSGMVMSFGLNDDNVSKATLNVVFNKSKGKVYFFNSPLETINQHNAESWIDVPLGEQVELRVLIQDSIAVFYINNKAAFSTRMYSMPEKPWSISLPQHDSFHATLKIKEMI comes from the coding sequence ATGAAAAAAATAACTTCAGCGGTTCTTATCGCTCTGCTGGTGCTGGCTACAGGTAATGTACTCGCGTCATCACCTTTGTCGAAAGAAACACAGCAAAATAAAAGTATTACCCAGGTTGACGCCTTTTTCCCACGGGTGGAGGGTTCTTTTGTGGGCGATCCCATGCCAGTTTACGCAGATGGCCTTTTTAATATTTTTTACCTGAATGACGTGCGGGGTGGCAGTGATTTAGGCGTACATGCGATTCATCTGCTCTCCAGCGCAAACTTGTATCACTATCAGAACCAGTCGGAAGTCATTCCTTACGTTAATGATGTGAACGATCCTGAGCTGCTTTTGGGTACGGGCTCCATTATTAAAGTGGGTGATACCTGGCATGCCTGGTACACCGCCCATAATGAAAATGTCTTTCCGGTTGAGTCGGTCATGCATGCCACCAGCAAAGATCGGGTGCACTGGGTTAAACATCCTCAGGACACGCTTCTGCCCGGAGACAACTATCGCGGCAACGATTTTCGCGATCCTCATGTCGTCTGGGTTGAAGAGAAGAAAGAATACTGGATGTTAATTACTACCCGCAGCAACGGCCGGGGGATCATCGCGCGCTACAGCTCAACGGACTTAAAGAACTGGCACGATCGGGGCGTCTTTTTTGATAATGACACCATCACCAGTAATGCAAATCTTGAATGTCCGACGCTTGTTTTCTTCAATGGACGCTGGTATCTGAGCTTCAGCGATCAATGGCCGCTGCGCCTGACGCAATACCGCGTTGCAGATAACCCAGAAGGGCCGTGGCGAAAGCTGGATAATTATGTTGTGGATGGTTCTGGCTTTTATGCCGGTAAACTGACCATTAAAGATGACCGCTTATTTGTCTTCGGCTGGATCCCGACTAAAGCAGGCAACAGCGACAACGCAAGCATAGACTGGGCCGGAAATCTGGTGGGTCATGAACTCGCCGCAGATGCTAACGGGGAACTCAGCAGCCTTATCCCGCAGGAGCTTCAGGCTGTCATTCATGATAACCCTGGCCCGGTTCACACCTTAACGCCAGTTAAGACGATGCAAACAGCAACGCAATTTGCGCCTCTGCAGTCGGCCCTCTACCCTCCGCTGCCGTCAAAGGGAGAGCTGGTCGCCACGGTGAATATACCCTCTTCCGGTATGGTCATGAGTTTTGGTCTTAATGACGATAACGTAAGTAAGGCAACGCTTAACGTTGTATTTAATAAAAGCAAAGGGAAAGTCTATTTCTTTAATTCCCCTCTGGAGACCATTAATCAGCACAATGCTGAGTCATGGATTGATGTCCCCTTAGGTGAACAAGTCGAATTACGTGTGCTGATACAGGATTCTATTGCCGTCTTTTACATTAATAACAAAGCGGCATTCAGTACCCGCATGTATTCCATGCCGGAAAAGCCATGGAGTATCAGCCTGCCTCAACACGATAGTTTTCACGCTACGTTGAAAATAAAAGAAATGATCTGA
- the ydfG_2 gene encoding protein YdfG, whose translation MTDRRSVEAFAAFALEKWNRIDAIVNNAGIMPLSPMASLKVDEWEQMVDVNIKGVLYGIAAVLPSMLARKSGHVINIASIGALAVSPTAAVYCATKFAVRAISEGLRQENSQLRVTCIHPGVVESELAGTITDPTAARAMKSYRAIALQPDAIGRAVRYAIEQPDDVDVNEIVVRPTRTTA comes from the coding sequence GTGACCGATCGTCGATCCGTGGAGGCGTTTGCCGCCTTCGCACTGGAAAAATGGAATCGCATTGATGCGATCGTGAATAACGCAGGCATTATGCCACTGTCGCCGATGGCCTCGCTGAAGGTGGACGAGTGGGAGCAGATGGTGGATGTGAATATCAAGGGCGTGCTGTATGGCATCGCCGCGGTCCTGCCGTCGATGCTGGCGCGGAAATCGGGGCATGTCATTAATATCGCCTCGATTGGTGCGCTGGCGGTATCACCCACCGCGGCGGTCTACTGCGCAACCAAATTTGCGGTGCGGGCGATTTCCGAAGGTCTGCGTCAGGAGAACAGCCAGCTGCGCGTGACCTGTATTCATCCCGGCGTGGTGGAAAGTGAACTGGCAGGCACGATAACGGACCCCACTGCCGCTAGAGCGATGAAAAGCTACCGGGCGATTGCCCTGCAACCCGACGCGATTGGCCGGGCGGTTCGTTACGCTATTGAGCAGCCCGATGATGTCGATGTGAATGAGATTGTGGTTAGACCGACGCGTACCACGGCGTAA
- the ycaN gene encoding transcriptional regulator yields MTIDKNALEVFVMVAQTRNFRLAAERLGVTRPAISQTLRRLEDRLNTTLMHRTTRSINLTEAGKRLYAEIAPAMEQLNSAVTDIADQLAEPRGQLRLAISSIAERIIDGRMLASFITAYPHVELDITITDEAFDIVEQGFDAGVQLGEVIAKDMIAVPVSTLQRQIAVASPTYLARYGVPTHPQDLLQHRCIGWRKSPGVSPYRWEFAEQGSEFDVDVKPQLTTNDMGVMIRTVCAGGGISFGMEETYAPYIARGELVTLLDEWLPTFPGFYLYFSSRKHMPPRPESFY; encoded by the coding sequence ATGACAATAGATAAAAATGCGCTTGAAGTGTTCGTTATGGTGGCGCAGACACGTAATTTTCGCCTTGCGGCGGAGCGGCTGGGCGTGACGCGTCCGGCGATCAGCCAGACGTTGCGGCGGCTGGAAGACCGTCTGAACACCACCCTGATGCATCGCACCACGCGCAGTATCAACCTCACCGAGGCGGGGAAACGACTGTATGCCGAGATAGCCCCTGCGATGGAACAACTTAACAGTGCGGTCACCGATATTGCCGATCAACTGGCGGAGCCGCGCGGTCAGCTGCGTCTGGCGATTTCATCCATTGCCGAACGCATTATTGACGGCAGAATGCTGGCGTCCTTTATCACGGCGTACCCGCATGTTGAGCTGGACATTACCATCACCGACGAGGCATTTGACATTGTGGAGCAGGGGTTTGATGCGGGCGTGCAGCTGGGAGAGGTCATCGCGAAAGATATGATCGCGGTGCCAGTGTCCACCCTGCAGCGGCAAATCGCCGTCGCATCACCGACCTATCTTGCGCGCTACGGGGTACCGACGCATCCGCAGGATTTGCTTCAGCATCGTTGTATCGGCTGGCGAAAATCCCCCGGCGTGTCGCCGTATCGCTGGGAGTTTGCCGAGCAGGGCAGCGAATTTGACGTGGACGTTAAACCCCAACTGACCACCAACGATATGGGGGTCATGATCCGTACCGTGTGCGCCGGGGGCGGGATCAGTTTTGGTATGGAAGAGACCTACGCGCCTTATATCGCTCGGGGTGAGCTGGTGACGCTATTAGATGAATGGCTGCCGACGTTCCCGGGCTTTTATCTCTACTTTTCCAGCAGAAAGCATATGCCACCGCGCCCTGAGAGCTTTTATTGA
- the benM gene encoding LysR family transcriptional regulator, with the protein MELRYLRYFVAVARERHFTKAAKALGISQPPLSQQIKRLEEEVGTPLFRRLTRGVELTEAGEAFYEDACQILAMSDAALEKARGIARGLNGSLSIGITSSDAFHPKIFALIRQFQVQNMAVRVHQVEANMSSLMTMLTEGELDIAFVRLPCESSKAFDLKILDREPMVVALHSSHPLAQSDALRLEQLRDTPVILFPQEVAPGLYDRVYGCCERAGIDMQHTQQSSQLSSSLSMVAAGAGFALVPQSMAAISPPSVTYHSLISPALSTDIALCWRRFERSRTVKRFLKIFSEE; encoded by the coding sequence ATGGAACTTCGTTATCTGCGGTATTTTGTCGCGGTTGCACGCGAGCGGCACTTCACCAAAGCGGCTAAAGCGCTGGGTATTTCGCAGCCTCCTCTGAGTCAGCAGATAAAACGGCTTGAGGAAGAAGTGGGTACGCCGCTGTTCAGACGCCTGACGCGGGGCGTGGAATTGACCGAAGCAGGAGAAGCCTTCTATGAGGATGCCTGCCAGATCCTGGCGATGAGCGATGCCGCGCTGGAGAAAGCCCGGGGCATTGCGCGCGGGCTGAATGGTAGCCTGTCGATAGGGATCACCAGTTCAGACGCTTTCCATCCCAAAATCTTTGCGCTTATTCGCCAGTTTCAGGTACAGAATATGGCGGTGAGAGTACATCAGGTGGAGGCCAATATGTCGTCGCTGATGACGATGCTGACGGAGGGTGAACTGGACATCGCCTTTGTGCGACTGCCGTGCGAGAGCAGCAAGGCGTTTGATCTGAAAATTCTTGACCGCGAGCCGATGGTGGTGGCGTTGCACAGCAGCCACCCTCTTGCGCAAAGTGATGCTCTGAGATTAGAGCAGCTTCGGGACACACCGGTGATTCTGTTCCCGCAGGAGGTTGCGCCGGGGCTGTACGATCGCGTTTACGGCTGTTGCGAACGGGCGGGAATTGATATGCAGCACACGCAGCAATCCTCGCAGCTATCGTCTTCTCTGAGTATGGTGGCCGCCGGCGCTGGGTTCGCCCTGGTACCGCAGTCAATGGCGGCTATCTCTCCGCCGAGTGTCACTTATCATTCGTTGATCTCCCCGGCGCTCAGTACCGATATCGCGCTCTGCTGGCGGCGTTTTGAACGTTCGCGGACGGTGAAACGGTTTTTGAAAATTTTCAGTGAGGAGTGA
- the cscA gene encoding sucrose-6-phosphate hydrolase: MTNLLKQAEERLEKMQAEINPRWYPRYHLAARAGWMNDPNGLVWFDGWYHAFYQHHPYSTKWGPMHWGHARSQDLVHWEHLPVALAPEGPEDKEGCFSGSAVVDGDTLALIYTGHKFHGSADTDDNLYQVQCLATSRDGIHFERQGMVIDTPPGLHHFRDPKVWREGNAWYMVVGARVDNTGQVRLYRSSDLRNWHDEGILAEAEPGMGYMWECPDFFTLDGKRVLMFSPQGMAAEGYEKRNLFQSGYLLGEWQPGEAFVHNGQFIEMDSGHDFYAPQSFLSPDGRRIVMGWLAMWESPMPEQQDGWAGMLSLPRELSLDDSNRLLMKPAAEVTALRGSYFPVPAHCLTNQRLLVAADADAVELCLEWDRIASPAEQFGIVMGNGLRIYVDNQSQRLVLERSGPDCALTGTRSIALAEGDSLSLRIFIDRSSVEVFVNDGEACLSSRIYPQPGQRDIMLFANSGTAGVKGSRILVSG; the protein is encoded by the coding sequence ATGACAAACTTATTAAAACAGGCTGAAGAAAGACTTGAAAAAATGCAGGCCGAAATAAACCCTCGCTGGTATCCACGCTATCATCTTGCCGCACGTGCGGGCTGGATGAACGATCCAAATGGGCTGGTGTGGTTTGACGGCTGGTATCATGCCTTTTATCAACATCATCCCTATTCGACAAAATGGGGGCCGATGCACTGGGGGCATGCGCGTAGCCAGGATTTAGTCCATTGGGAACATCTCCCCGTCGCCCTGGCCCCGGAAGGTCCCGAAGATAAAGAGGGATGTTTTTCCGGCTCTGCGGTTGTGGACGGCGATACGCTGGCACTCATTTATACCGGACATAAATTCCACGGTTCGGCCGACACCGATGACAATCTTTATCAGGTGCAATGCCTGGCCACTAGCCGTGATGGTATTCACTTTGAGCGCCAGGGGATGGTGATTGATACGCCGCCCGGCTTGCATCATTTCCGCGATCCGAAAGTCTGGCGCGAAGGCAATGCGTGGTACATGGTGGTTGGCGCGCGCGTTGACAATACTGGTCAGGTACGCCTGTACCGTTCGAGCGACCTTCGCAACTGGCATGACGAGGGCATTCTTGCCGAAGCTGAACCAGGAATGGGCTACATGTGGGAGTGCCCTGATTTCTTTACCCTGGATGGAAAGCGCGTGCTGATGTTCTCTCCACAGGGTATGGCTGCAGAAGGTTATGAAAAACGTAATCTTTTCCAGAGCGGATATTTGCTCGGAGAATGGCAGCCCGGTGAGGCGTTTGTTCATAACGGCCAGTTTATTGAGATGGATAGCGGTCATGATTTTTATGCCCCACAAAGCTTCCTGAGCCCGGATGGTCGCCGCATCGTTATGGGCTGGTTAGCTATGTGGGAATCACCGATGCCAGAGCAGCAGGATGGTTGGGCAGGCATGCTCTCACTGCCACGTGAATTGAGTTTGGATGACAGCAATCGCCTGCTGATGAAGCCCGCAGCAGAGGTCACAGCCCTGCGAGGCAGCTATTTCCCCGTACCGGCTCACTGCCTGACCAATCAGCGGTTACTTGTCGCAGCGGATGCCGACGCGGTGGAGTTATGTCTGGAATGGGATCGTATCGCTTCACCGGCAGAACAATTTGGCATTGTGATGGGAAATGGGTTGCGTATTTACGTCGATAACCAGTCTCAGCGCCTGGTGTTAGAACGCTCAGGTCCTGATTGCGCGTTAACAGGAACGCGCAGCATTGCCCTTGCAGAGGGCGATTCACTTTCATTGCGTATTTTCATCGACCGTTCATCCGTCGAAGTATTTGTCAATGACGGTGAAGCTTGCTTAAGCAGTCGGATTTATCCGCAGCCAGGACAGCGCGATATTATGTTATTTGCAAATAGTGGAACGGCGGGCGTTAAAGGAAGCCGGATACTGGTCTCTGGATAG
- a CDS encoding oxidoreductase short-chain dehydrogenase/reductase family protein YdfG → MTNKVILITGASSGIGAGIARELAKTDAVLLLGHDAKIASPRWRTSYVLTVLRWQLNNWT, encoded by the coding sequence ATGACAAACAAAGTGATCTTAATTACCGGCGCATCCAGCGGCATTGGTGCAGGCATTGCGCGCGAACTGGCGAAAACTGATGCAGTTTTGCTGTTGGGGCACGACGCGAAGATCGCCTCGCCGCGCTGGCGGACGAGCTACGTTTTAACGGTGCTGAGGTGGCAGTTAAACAACTGGACGTGA
- the lacY_1 gene encoding Lactose permease, with amino-acid sequence MKIRPSGSYFLLSALLFFFFVTWSSSSSLLSIWLHQELGLKASETGIIFSVLSVSALFAQVFYGFIQDRLGLRKNLLWFITALLILSGPAYLFFSYLLSLNILLGSIFGGLFIGLTFNGGIGVLESYTERVARQSTFEFGRARMWGSLGWAVATFFAGLLFNINPDLNFLVASCSGLVFFCLLLRLKVAAPAGMEKLEIGAKKVSLEDALRLLTLPHFWALIFFVIGTCIYGVYDQQFPVYFSSQFPTLREGNAMFGYLNSFQVFLEAAGMFCAPWLVNRMGAKNGLIFAGMVMALRMIASGLVEGPLLISITKLLHALELPVLLVAIFKYNSLNFDKRLSSTIYLVGFACTSSVIGTVLSPLAGFSYEKFGFAQSYLIMGIMVFFTTFISIFLLRSNKPTTEKSFLQSGAV; translated from the coding sequence ATGAAAATAAGGCCTTCAGGTAGCTACTTTCTGCTCAGCGCATTGCTGTTCTTTTTCTTTGTCACCTGGTCTTCGTCCAGTTCACTGCTTTCAATCTGGTTACATCAGGAATTAGGGTTAAAAGCATCAGAGACGGGCATTATTTTTTCCGTTTTATCGGTCTCTGCCCTTTTCGCTCAGGTGTTCTACGGTTTTATTCAGGATCGGCTCGGTCTGCGTAAAAACCTGCTGTGGTTTATCACCGCCCTGCTGATCCTTTCTGGTCCAGCTTATCTATTTTTTAGTTATTTGCTCAGCCTGAATATTCTGCTGGGGAGTATTTTTGGTGGCCTGTTTATAGGGCTAACCTTTAACGGCGGTATAGGGGTGCTGGAATCTTATACCGAACGCGTAGCGCGTCAAAGTACCTTTGAATTTGGCCGGGCGCGCATGTGGGGCTCATTAGGTTGGGCTGTTGCCACGTTCTTTGCTGGCCTGTTATTTAATATCAATCCTGATCTTAATTTTCTGGTGGCGTCATGCTCTGGACTGGTCTTTTTCTGCCTGCTGCTTCGCTTAAAAGTCGCGGCACCGGCAGGTATGGAGAAACTGGAGATTGGGGCTAAAAAGGTCTCCCTCGAAGATGCCTTGAGGCTGCTCACCTTACCGCATTTCTGGGCACTGATCTTCTTTGTGATTGGCACCTGTATTTACGGCGTTTACGACCAACAATTCCCGGTTTATTTCTCTTCGCAGTTTCCTACCTTGCGTGAAGGAAACGCGATGTTTGGCTATCTCAATTCTTTCCAGGTTTTCCTTGAGGCCGCTGGCATGTTCTGTGCGCCGTGGCTGGTAAACCGGATGGGCGCTAAAAATGGTCTTATTTTCGCGGGTATGGTGATGGCGCTGCGCATGATTGCCTCAGGCCTGGTTGAGGGCCCCCTGCTCATTTCAATCACTAAACTGCTGCATGCCCTCGAATTACCGGTGCTGCTGGTGGCAATTTTTAAATATAACAGCCTCAACTTCGATAAACGTTTGTCTTCCACAATTTATCTGGTGGGCTTTGCCTGCACGAGTTCAGTGATCGGCACCGTATTATCGCCACTGGCAGGCTTCAGCTATGAAAAATTTGGCTTTGCTCAGTCTTATCTGATTATGGGGATTATGGTGTTCTTCACCACGTTTATTTCCATTTTCCTTTTACGTTCGAATAAACCCACCACTGAAAAATCTTTTTTACAGTCTGGTGCTGTGTAA
- the budA gene encoding alpha-acetolactate decarboxylase translates to MMVHSSACDCEASLCETLRGFSAQHPDSVIYQTSLMSALLSGVYEGETTIADLLAHGDFGLGTFNELDGEMIAFSSHVYQLRADGSARAAKPEQKTPFAVMTWFQPQYRKTFDSPVSRQQVHDAIDQQIPSDNLFCALRIDGHFRHAHTRTVPRQTPPYRAMTDVLDDQPVFRFNQRKGVLVGFRTPQHMQGINVAGYHEHFITDDRHGGGHLLDYQLENGVLTFGEIHKLMIDLPADSAFLQANLHPSNLDAAIRSVEN, encoded by the coding sequence ATGATGGTGCATTCATCTGCATGCGACTGTGAGGCCAGTTTGTGCGAGACCCTGCGTGGGTTTTCTGCCCAGCATCCTGACAGCGTGATTTATCAAACATCGCTAATGAGCGCGCTGCTAAGCGGCGTGTATGAAGGGGAGACCACCATCGCCGATCTGCTTGCGCATGGCGATTTTGGTCTGGGGACGTTTAACGAGCTGGACGGCGAAATGATTGCGTTCAGCAGTCATGTGTACCAGCTGCGTGCGGACGGCAGCGCCCGTGCCGCGAAGCCGGAGCAAAAAACGCCATTCGCGGTGATGACCTGGTTCCAGCCGCAATACCGCAAAACCTTTGACAGTCCGGTCAGCCGTCAGCAGGTACACGACGCGATCGACCAGCAAATCCCCTCCGATAACCTGTTCTGCGCGTTACGCATCGACGGTCATTTCCGTCACGCTCACACCCGGACCGTTCCTCGTCAAACGCCGCCATACCGCGCGATGACCGACGTGCTGGACGACCAGCCCGTGTTTCGCTTTAACCAGCGCAAGGGGGTGCTGGTCGGGTTCCGTACACCTCAGCATATGCAAGGCATTAACGTAGCGGGCTATCACGAACATTTCATTACCGACGACCGGCACGGCGGCGGCCATTTGCTCGACTATCAGCTGGAAAACGGGGTGCTAACGTTTGGTGAAATTCACAAGCTGATGATTGACCTGCCTGCCGACAGCGCGTTTTTACAGGCCAACCTTCACCCCAGCAATCTTGATGCAGCGATCCGTTCCGTCGAAAACTAA
- the cscR gene encoding sucrose operon repressor → MASLKDVARMANVSLMTVSRALNSPERVKADTLARVQEAILHLNYVPDLSAKQIRSVGTKNKTIGVLALDTVTTPFSVEITLSIEETARAHGWNSFVVNMFSDDNPDDIVDLLLAHRPGGIIFTTMGLREVHVPPKLLTHPCVLANCENKGEPVACYIPNDEQGQYQAVQALLAAGYRRPICLHLPVNHLATSRRRKGLERACREAGIDPDTLEHSHMQLGDEHYRDIPDILLAHIHQGIPQFDSVICGNDRIAFMVYQTLLANGIRIPQDIAVLGYDNLVGIGNLFLPPLSTVQLPHYEIGRLSTLHIINGDNSKERVLVESPWLSRSSV, encoded by the coding sequence ATGGCGTCTTTAAAAGATGTGGCCAGAATGGCCAATGTATCGTTAATGACAGTTTCGCGGGCGCTGAACAGCCCTGAACGTGTAAAGGCAGATACGCTTGCACGCGTACAGGAAGCGATTCTGCATCTTAACTATGTCCCTGATTTATCTGCAAAACAGATTCGCAGTGTCGGCACTAAAAATAAAACGATTGGTGTACTGGCGCTGGATACGGTCACCACGCCGTTTTCCGTTGAAATCACGCTGTCTATAGAGGAAACCGCCCGGGCCCACGGCTGGAATAGCTTCGTGGTGAACATGTTTTCTGATGATAATCCGGACGACATTGTTGATTTGCTCCTTGCTCACCGGCCCGGCGGAATTATCTTTACCACCATGGGCCTGCGAGAAGTACATGTTCCGCCAAAGTTGTTGACACACCCTTGTGTGCTGGCAAATTGTGAGAATAAAGGCGAGCCCGTAGCCTGTTATATCCCTAATGACGAGCAGGGGCAGTATCAGGCGGTACAGGCCTTACTGGCGGCAGGTTACCGTCGGCCTATCTGCCTGCATCTACCGGTTAACCACCTGGCGACGTCCCGCCGACGCAAAGGGCTTGAGCGGGCATGCCGCGAGGCCGGCATCGATCCCGATACGCTTGAACATAGCCATATGCAGCTCGGCGATGAACATTACCGGGACATTCCTGACATTCTGTTGGCGCATATCCATCAGGGAATACCGCAGTTTGACTCGGTGATTTGCGGTAATGACCGTATTGCCTTTATGGTGTATCAGACACTGTTAGCTAACGGTATACGTATTCCTCAGGATATTGCAGTGCTTGGGTACGACAATCTCGTGGGGATTGGTAATCTGTTTTTACCGCCTCTTTCTACGGTTCAATTGCCGCATTATGAAATTGGTCGTCTGAGTACCTTACACATCATTAACGGCGATAACAGCAAGGAGAGGGTGCTGGTAGAGAGCCCCTGGCTGTCTCGTTCGTCGGTATGA